Below is a genomic region from Molothrus aeneus isolate 106 chromosome 5, BPBGC_Maene_1.0, whole genome shotgun sequence.
GTTGAAACCTTTAGTCCCAGAAACAAAGATTTCAGAATTGACTCACCAGACTGCCTAAGTGTGAATTCTGTAAGCCAAGAGAAACTACATACCTGAAAACCTGATTGGGGTTTCAGGTTCTCAAAAAATAACAAGGATGGTTTAAGTGTGCCCTCGTTTAACATTCCTTCCTTTGCCCAGAACTCAGGGtcatccccagctctccctgtctTGAACTTCAGCAGCATCAGCTCACCTGGCAGACAGAGATCTGAACAAAAGCTCATCTAACTGAGCTACATGCAAGCCACAAGCTCCTTAAGAGGCACGATATCAACTGCACCACAGAGCATTAGCATTGTATTAGCATAATTCCACCACTGTTGTGACTAAGAAGTGCTCCTGCAGTGTTTACAACTCTGTTGCATTTTACATGAAAATCGTTTTCCATGTAAATCTAGTGGAGGATGTGGGTGCATTCTCTTCCTTTCTATTACCACTCTTAGGAGTCAGGAGTCCAgatataaaaaaaccccataccaCTAATGGTCAAAATTTCAGTTTCCTGGTGTGATGGAAGCTCTAGAGATGTTTGGCACCTTAAAAGTTTGCCCCcatcaataaaaataatgattgATACGTAGTGCTCTCCCATTGAATTATGAAAGCAAGAATGcatttcctaaagaaaaaacaaatcaggCTGGGTTATGTGGTGGTTTTTATCCTCCTCATTACTTATTTGCTCCggatggtttttttcttcactccCATCTTTCCGCAGTACAAAAATCAAGGTGTCTTTTGATAACAGCACGGGGCAAACTACAGCAAACAGGAAGTCTCTCCAGCAGAAGTATTTATGGCTGCTCTAAGAACTTTGCAAAAAATACCCTTCCAGTGCTGAATAGCTCAAAGAATAAAAAGCACTTCAACCCATAATGGAGGACAAAGCTTTCCTCACCGTCTAAAACATGCCTCACAGAATTATTCAACAGAGAGCTTTACAATAATATACATCTGCAAAAGAAGTGCCATTCACTCAAAAATTGTTTCTTAAGAGGAGATGTATTCCGAAAATATTTTGACTAGGTTCCAGAACAATGGTCAGAGCAAAGGAAGAGATAAACCCCAGAATAATTCTGTTTGATTATATCTGTGCATGGAGAGATTCATTAACATACACATGAATGAGAAAAACTCCAGGAATAGATTTTGGTTTTAGACACTTTGGTATCTGATTGATGAACTATGGTCAGTGTATCCAAGGTCATGCCTCAGCCTTGTGTTCAGAAACAAGTTTCATTTACCTGATGATAACTCTGCTCTGTTACACACAATACTCCAGACACTCAAAAGCAAACTGCATTTCCTTTAGAAGGCACTTAACAGCAGAAACAAATGAGACACTTGGAAAATTACTGGGAAATCATCATCAGTCAACAGGGACAGTGggaatagtttaaaaaaagaattaatactCAGCTAATGCCGGAGTTGAACAAGAAAAGCTCTTCACACACATCTGCCCCCCCATGCATGCTGCTGTATTTGAAGGCCACTTTCTCAATCTGAGCACTGAGAGCAGGAGCAAGAGGAGCCTCATAGCAATCAGTAGTTCCATTTCCCAGCATTAAATGACTTCTTACAAACAACAGAACCTTCACTGCAAATCAAACTGCAGGGTTCTAATAGCCAGAAACCTGTGGTTTTTAAACTATTCCCAACtcgaaaacaaaaacaaaaaaaaaaaaaaaaaaaaagaaaaaaaaaaaagaaaagaaaagaaaggttgCCCACCAGTTTTCTAAAAGGCTGTTTCTGATTCCTTAATGCATAAGTATTAACCAaacataaaaagcaaataatctGATACAGACCAATTCACTTGCAGATTATTTCCCTGTGATTATCCAAGGGCTTATATACATAAAAACAACTGCACGTATTACTAcactccaccacctcccagtGGCATATGCAGCCtgtgtgcagctccagcagccaagAGTTTGGCTCCGGGTCTCCGGAGTGTCTGCTGTaaatcctcctcctccagcacctcctgctgaTACTTCTCCAGAGTGGAACAAACAGCAGAAGCAGACTTGATTCCACCCTCCTCCCTTCCAAGTTATTTCTAATGTTTCAAGCCCTTTTTCCTCCTACCTATTCCACCTCTCCCAGTCACTTGGAAAGCACACAGACTCTCAGCCTGGATGGAAAcgcagggagaaaaaagggtttCTAGGTGACTAGCGAAATCAGCCCCTACATTTCTAGTACACCTATCGTGGTTAAATCTAGGCACTGCTGGAAATAGAAATACGATGAGTGGTTTCGTGCTAAACTGGGGAAGGATGCTATGCAGGTGGATAACCGGGGTAGCCAGCGAGGAGCACGAGAGGAACGAGGCGGTCTCTAATGGTAACTACACAGGCTCGCAGGGGTGATACAAGGCAACGAAGGGAGAGCGGAGACAGATACATTACACAGGCACAACTCgggggcagggggagagagAAGGCGCCTGAAGAAGCTGGCCAGCAGGCTGGGCATGCAGGACTGCACGGAGACCGCAGCACTGTTCACCCCGCGGGGAACAACTGCGCGAAGTGCGGGCAAAGCGCGACCGGGACCTGtcccggggggctgcggggaccGGGGCTGAGCCCGGCCGGGGcaggggcgggcgggggcggccgaGCCGGGGCTCCGGGCAGGGCTCCGGGCTGGGATCCAGGCAGGGCTCCGGGCTGGGTCCTACCTGCGCTGCGGCGGTGCCCGGTGATCACGGCCTCGCCGGTGAGCGGGTGCAGCCAGGTCGTGCTCTTCGCCTCTTCGCTGCGGGGACGGACACACGGACCGAGTCAGGCAGGcgcagccccgccgccccctgctctcccccccccccccattcccactccttcccttccccgcacgcccctcccggcccggccccgctcccctccTGGCCGGCCCCGCGCTCACTTGATGAAGAAGACGCGGCCGCCCTGGCTGATCCCGTAACTCCAGCTGCCGGGCAGCGCCCGCAGCCGCTCGGCGCTCAGCTCCGCCATGGCCGAGCCGCCGCAGCCGGGGAGAGCCGGGCACAGCCGAGGGGAGCGCGGGCGGGGGGGTGGCGCGGGCACGAGCGGCGGGCGCGTCCCCGCCGCCGCCAACACCTTGGGGAGGGGAGGGcgcagcgcccgccccgccccgccccgccgcggggGCGCGCGGGCCGCGGGGGCGCGCCCGGCCGGCGGGGGCGGGTTCCGGCGGGCGGGGATGGAGGGAGCGCCGTGAGGCGGCCGGGGCCGTCCCGCGGGGACGGGGGCGGGATCCGATGTGCAGCGGCCGTGCGGGGGGCAGGGAGGCACGGACGGAACGAGGCGGCCACGGACGGAGCGAGGCGGCCGCGCCCGGCCCGAGCGCGGCTCCGAGATTGCTCCCCCCGCTCTGAGATCGTTCCCCCGGCCCCGTTCGTTCGCCCCGGCCCCGCGATCGTTCGCCCCGCAGCGCTGCGAACTCCCAAATGCTCGGCTCCGCCGCTGGCAGATCCCTGATCGCGTCCGTAAGGACAAAGGAAATTGAAAGTTTTGTCCTATTTCCTCCCCCGGTGAACGCGCTCTTCTCACACCCTCCGCTTCGGGCGTTTTTGGAATTGcttatggaaaataaatttgtaatttctttgtaatttcttattttagtCCTCAAAGTATAAAGGGATGACATGTTTTCCCCTTCATGCAAACCGGGCTGTCCGTGTCTTGTGCCCCTATTCCAGAGGTCTGGGATCTGGCATGGGTGCGTGTTTCAGTATTTCAGGGAGGTGGCAGCAATCCAGGTAGAATCCCCGGCTGCAGAAATGACTATCTGTGCCAGTGTGTAGAGTTTAATTCACGTGAGTAATCCGATTGCGTGTCCATTTATGCACAGCCATCCAGCCCTTCGATGTAAGTTTCTCATGACAAATGTCAATTTCTAAAGCTGTGCCGTGGCCCTGATATTTCTAAGAGAGCCTTGCCTTGCAAAACGACTTTCTGAATAagcactggagctgggaagTCTCGCAGCACTCCTGTGTCCACAAAACATTTGTAATTCACAGCTGACAGGCAGCTTTATCCCCTCTCCCACTCTGAACAcctcaagaaaaataaaattggacAAACAAGCTGTTTCTTGGTTTGGTCCCCATTGTGCCATGTGGTCAAAACTTTAAATCCCTGTTGTCCCACACATGATATTCCAGACACAAAGAGCAGTAAACGTGAGAAGATCTGGAGTTATCTTTAAGTAACTGGATGCAAGATAAGAATTCCT
It encodes:
- the PLEKHA5 gene encoding pleckstrin homology domain-containing family A member 5 isoform X7, producing the protein MAELSAERLRALPGSWSYGISQGGRVFFINEEAKSTTWLHPLTGEAVITGHRRSADLPTGWEEAYTFEGARYYVKVPSCTGRTLLSDT